A window from Phaeocystidibacter marisrubri encodes these proteins:
- a CDS encoding ATP-binding protein, translated as MKLLDIVVGSEQRNSINQRILNAAIFVSALFTAYVFIGGQAVGQSWFIQAPILLIIAGFIVLYVLSRRRMFSIIIRPAFITFGLVSISLYYFFLNGIRGEIPMYFIMGAVLSITVVHRKYYLLVLLTWVIAFLICVFLEFENPDWITTDIGNAERGIEHIIATIGIMSFVAAMIILFKNLFETERKALRELNSTLESQAEELYRLKIEADNANRAKSEFLGTMSHEIRTPLNAVIGMSYILLKENPRPEQKNNLKVLKFSAENLLSLINDVLDYNKIEAGKLILEDSPFDLNSMLESVFSAFQMKAEEKRINLKLELPEGGFHSSYRGDVTRVTQVLNNLISNAVKFTERGSVSLTCAIDEEEEFSSISFTITDTGIGIPEELREKIFDSFIQAHPSITRKYGGTGLGLAISKELVRLMGGELSLKSQVGKGSTFEFTLMFHKVEPSEIRGLLDVDGMDAHPLTDVRILVAEDNAVNAIVSRKFLEGWGAHVEIARDGKEAIDRWRQGDFDLILMDLRMPELDGVEATRYIRESKSQHSSIPILALTASAMLEEQNEIFEAGMNEYVSKPFNPEELLSKIQKQLMVKGSQGK; from the coding sequence ATGAAACTGCTCGACATAGTTGTTGGTTCAGAACAACGCAATTCGATTAACCAGCGCATTCTGAATGCCGCTATTTTTGTATCCGCGCTTTTTACCGCCTACGTGTTTATTGGAGGGCAAGCAGTGGGGCAGTCGTGGTTTATTCAAGCTCCTATTCTCTTAATCATTGCCGGGTTTATTGTCCTCTATGTCCTTTCTCGGCGACGTATGTTCAGTATTATCATTCGGCCTGCTTTTATCACTTTCGGTCTAGTTAGTATCTCGCTGTACTATTTCTTTTTGAATGGAATACGAGGAGAAATACCCATGTATTTTATCATGGGAGCGGTGTTATCCATCACCGTTGTTCACCGCAAATATTACCTCTTGGTTCTCTTGACTTGGGTGATTGCTTTTCTCATCTGTGTGTTCCTCGAGTTTGAGAATCCAGATTGGATAACTACCGATATAGGAAATGCAGAGCGCGGAATTGAGCACATTATTGCCACCATTGGAATCATGTCGTTTGTCGCCGCAATGATTATCCTCTTTAAAAACCTCTTTGAAACGGAGCGAAAAGCTCTGCGCGAACTCAACTCCACTTTAGAGTCGCAAGCAGAAGAACTCTATCGATTAAAGATTGAGGCAGACAACGCAAATAGAGCAAAGTCGGAGTTTTTGGGAACCATGAGTCATGAGATTCGAACTCCACTCAACGCTGTGATTGGCATGAGTTATATCTTGTTGAAAGAGAACCCTCGTCCAGAGCAAAAGAACAACTTAAAAGTCCTCAAGTTTTCAGCGGAGAACCTGCTTTCTCTGATTAATGATGTCTTAGATTACAACAAGATTGAAGCGGGAAAACTCATCTTAGAAGACAGTCCATTTGATCTGAATAGTATGCTGGAGAGCGTCTTTTCAGCTTTTCAAATGAAGGCTGAAGAAAAGCGAATCAATCTTAAACTCGAATTGCCAGAAGGTGGATTTCATTCCAGTTATAGAGGAGACGTTACTCGTGTGACACAAGTGCTGAATAACTTGATTAGCAATGCCGTGAAGTTTACGGAGAGAGGTTCGGTTTCTCTGACTTGTGCTATTGATGAAGAGGAAGAGTTTAGTTCGATATCGTTTACGATAACCGATACGGGGATTGGAATTCCCGAAGAATTGCGAGAGAAGATATTTGACAGTTTTATCCAGGCACATCCGAGCATTACAAGAAAGTATGGGGGAACAGGCCTAGGACTTGCCATTTCAAAAGAGCTCGTTCGCTTAATGGGGGGTGAACTCAGCTTGAAGAGTCAGGTTGGGAAGGGCTCTACCTTTGAGTTTACATTGATGTTCCACAAGGTTGAGCCCAGTGAGATCAGAGGGTTGTTGGATGTTGATGGAATGGATGCCCATCCGTTGACCGATGTTCGAATACTGGTAGCGGAAGACAATGCCGTGAATGCGATAGTAAGTCGAAAGTTCCTAGAAGGTTGGGGAGCTCACGTTGAGATTGCTCGAGACGGAAAGGAAGCGATTGACCGATGGCGACAGGGAGATTTTGATTTAATTCTCATGGATTTGCGAATGCCAGAGCTAGACGGCGTAGAGGCGACGCGGTACATTCGAGAATCCAAATCGCAGCATTCCAGTATTCCCATTTTGGCATTAACAGCCTCGGCGATGTTAGAAGAACAGAATGAAATCTTTGAAGCTGGAATGAATGAGTATGTCAGCAAGCCCTTTAATCCAGAGGAGTTGTTGTCGAAGATTCAAAAGCAGTTAATGGTGAAGGGAAGTCAAGGAAAATGA
- a CDS encoding acyl-[acyl-carrier-protein] thioesterase — translation MAYKDETVHLFTYRLTSVDIGADGRAKPSALANALQEAAREHAHHLGWGVETLHEKQLYWVLSRIHVEIEKRPKHGSIVQVKTWPKGGSGLFAWRDFVMEFEGNVILRATSSWALLDAKRSRPTPIEQLSDLFSDRADQHAIATPAEKIKPISQEISSVNITPAFTDLDEIRHVNNTKYLDWAWSAITPEQRKRTKGWTVNYLVEVKEGEDLTLTVGSIESAISCEGRTKNGKHAFTVAFHQ, via the coding sequence ATGGCATACAAAGACGAAACTGTTCATTTATTCACATATCGATTAACAAGTGTTGACATTGGTGCAGATGGAAGAGCAAAGCCTTCTGCCCTGGCAAACGCGCTGCAAGAAGCGGCCCGAGAGCACGCACATCACTTGGGATGGGGGGTTGAAACCTTGCACGAAAAACAACTCTATTGGGTTTTGTCCCGAATACATGTGGAGATCGAGAAGCGCCCTAAACACGGATCTATTGTGCAGGTGAAAACGTGGCCTAAAGGCGGATCTGGCCTCTTCGCATGGCGTGATTTTGTGATGGAATTCGAAGGAAATGTGATCTTACGAGCCACAAGTTCTTGGGCTTTGTTGGATGCAAAGAGAAGTCGTCCTACTCCCATCGAACAACTTTCGGATTTGTTTTCTGATCGAGCCGATCAGCATGCGATTGCAACGCCTGCAGAAAAAATCAAACCCATATCTCAGGAGATCAGCAGCGTGAATATCACCCCCGCGTTCACAGACTTGGATGAAATACGTCATGTGAACAACACGAAATACCTCGATTGGGCATGGTCGGCCATTACCCCAGAACAGCGCAAACGAACGAAGGGATGGACCGTCAATTATCTTGTAGAAGTAAAAGAAGGTGAAGACTTAACCCTTACGGTTGGCTCCATTGAATCGGCCATATCCTGCGAGGGAAGAACAAAGAATGGGAAGCATGCGTTTACGGTTGCTTTTCACCAATAA